The DNA sequence CAAGGAAGAGGCTGGTTGCCCTTAAAGGTTCTCCGCTGACAGTACTATTTGTCCATACTCAATGTAGGGTGAAGGACAAAAATTAGCCCTCTATGATGAATGAAAGGAGGTGTGTGAAAAAACATCTGGGAAAAAATCATAGCAAAATGAtaccctccccttttttttttctcaaaggagAATGAACAAATACCAAATATCCATGGGAACGAATCCCCTGAAGACTAAGAGGTGCTGCGCCTTTCCTGAATGTCATTTATTGTCATGATTCCAGAAAGTGCCACCATCAATATTGTGTCTTGCCTGACTTGAGAGTTGGGTCTCAACTCTTCAAGATTATAGAATTGCTTGGAGAGTGTGCAAGCAGACTTGCTGCATGCTTACAAATAAAAGgtgagctagtggctcacacctgtcatcccagctactcaggagtctgacacctgaggatcgtggttcatagCCTGCtctggcaagaaaatctgtgagacttaccccagttaaccaccaaaaagcctgaagtgaaatgagccttgagtgaaaaagacaagtgcCAGTGCTCAGGtggtgagttcaagtcccagggctagcacgcgcacacacacacacacacacacacacacacacacacacacacacacacacacacagatgtctgTTTTGCTTCAGAACTGTGAAGGAAATATTGAAGGGTATTTTCAGGTAGACAATTCGCTCTTAGGACGAGATTCTGCTTTTTCTGCATGTCAGGCTTTGGGGGCTTTTCCCCCTCCCTACTACTATTATTCTTGACAACTTGGTCTTTCTTCTTTACACTGGAGGTGGAGGTGTAGATAGGGACTCTCCCAGCCTTACACACTGGGAAGTCTTGTGAAATGTTAAGGAGTCATTGACTTCAAAAGCAGATGTGTAGGAAGCTGCAGCTTTGTTTGGAAACTAGATCAGGATATTAATATTAGAATAGAATTATTTAAGGAAAGACAGTATAGGCATAGAGTTTATTATTTCCATGCAATTTACTATTATTAATAAGATGATATAGTTCCTTAACAGTCAACAGGGAAAGTCAATTGATAGCTATTAAGTATTTGATTATTAACATTTGAAGCCAAGGTATTTTCacttaaataaaattcaaatttcacttaaataattttattttagtgaaAATAAAGACAGTAGAGGCACCAAGTTTATTGCTTTCATAGAATTGATTTATTATGAATATCAAAATGATGCCATTTATTAACAATCTCGGGAGTCAACTGATAGCTATTTAGTATCTGATTCTTATCACTTAAAGATGAGGTATTTTCCAGCAGTGATTTGTGTTTCTCCTGGTTCTAGCCAGGGTATGGAGTATGGAGACAGTATTAGTAACCAGGGCAGTTCAGGTGTAGCTAAGCCCCCAAGTGTCCCATCTGGGGATGCTCCCGTAGAGCAAGCCTTACATCTGAGCCTctactctccatttctgtgcatgtTGCAAGAAACAGATGGACAGCTTGGTAAAGCCAAATGATACatgcttcattccttccttcaaaATGCGTGCATGGTCACATTCAATTATCATCTACTTGAGGATAGAATGCTAGGTGACCCTTTCGTGCATTTGCCTGCACTAGTTGCGGAGCTGACAAGATTGTCAGTTCCACACCTGTTCTGTGAAGAATGGGTACAGAATCACTGTTAAAACCCATGGGGAAAGGATCTTGACAGTTGTCTGGGATCTGCATGAGGCCATGTAATGTACAGctgtgttctgattttttttaattgaagccaGGTTAAAAATCAACTTCTCTTTTTATTAGTCATCTGTGCTTCCAAAACTtactttttttaatggtactcgggtttgaactcaagactttggcATTTGTcatgctggtactctactacttaatcaCACCTCCATCCTTTTTCGCTCCTGCCATATTTTGAATATGGCATTGCATTAtgccaaagccagcctgcaccATCCCACATAGgatgacagacacacaccaccCACCGTCCCCAGCTTTTTATTCActgacgtgggggggggggggcggtgccttctttttgttggttaatattGGAGATCTTGAGAATTTTTTCCCCTGGCCTAGCCttgaattttgattttttcaGTCTagatttcaggcctgagccatcctgtccagttttttttttttttaatattttggagggtgggggtgctggtcctggggcttgaactcaaggttttgtcCCTggtctttttcacttaaggctagtactctaacacttgagtcacatctccatttccagcttttttttgttcattcattggaaataagactcacagactttcctgcccaggttggtttcaaaccatgatcctcagatctcagccttctgagaagctaggattataggcattagccaccagtgtatgatttaaagaaatgttttaatgCATCTGCCTATTTTCAGACACAGTacaaccacaaaataaggaatgaTGCTGTAACCTGGCCAGTGGAGACTGTTTCTCCTGTGTCTAGGGATCTACATTATCCTGACGTCtgaaactttattcttttttttcagatctcAAACACAAGCTGGAACTCTGAGCCTTGCACCAAGGCTTTCTGTTCACCTTTCCTATCACATCTCCTGCCCAAACAAATAATCTCTCAGCCTAGGCTCAACATAGATGAGATCGTACTGCCTCCAAAGTTCCGAGGCTTTTCTCTGGGGGAAACTAAAAGGCAAATTGTGAATCACTAGGTGCCACTGTAGAGACAAATAGGTCCAGGTGGTAGTTTCAGTATGTCTTCCCCTGAAATGACTTCTGTTTTCCCATTCTTAGGAGGTGATGACTTTGGAGCCCAGATAGAAACATAGTAAACAAGTGGAATGTGGTGCCATCTCCTGGTCATCACTAGGAATTACTTCGTAATGGAGGAATCCCCATGTGGGTTGTCTTACTTGtagatctttaaaaaaagttacaatcttcctcttcttttttaaacatcAGATAATGGATTTAAATCTTAGATCACACTGTAATTAGGTATTACTTTTATTCTTCATTCCTTGATAAGGTTTTTCGACTAAAAATTGGTGCTTTGGAGACTGTCCTAGAGCTAAGGTTTTTCATTTTACTTGCagtttaatttccattttaactTGCACAAGTTTAAAATCGAAATTACCCCAAGGAGATGCCCCTGTGAAGTTGTGGTTTATAGTTCACagtcagctgggcaccagggctCTAGCTTCTCTGCTCTGTCTCCTCCAAATGGGATATGTATTTTGTTGCCCAGTGATAAaggtctttaatttctttttgtttttttttttgttttttttttggccagtcctgggccttggactaagggcctgagcactgtccctggcttcttcccgctcaaggctagcactctgccacttgagccacagcgccacttctggccgttttctgtatatgtggtgctggggaatcgaacctagggcctcgtgtatccgaggcaggcactcttgccactaggccatatccccagccccggtcttTAATTTCTTAAGCCTGCAAATGATAGTGTGAGATTGACAGTTATTTCAAGTGGACAGCTGACAATTTCATCCTCTGTGGAATGTATTCCAGGCTATTTcgtccatttattcattcaacatatAACTGCTGTGTGAGGTTAGCTGATGCACAAGGCATTAAACAGAGAAAACCAACAGGTAAGAAAGTCCTGTGAGCTAAAGGTCATTAGCCAGGGAGATTAAATATGTCATTTGgactcttttctgtgtgtgttagCAAAATGGAGGACTGTCCTCAAacagagagtgaaagagaaatgTTCTGGTCTTTGAATTTGGCTTGAGACTCTAATACATGAGTAAGGTATTTGAACACGGCTCTTCTCTGAATGTTGGTCCTAGAAGGGAACTGAGAAGAGGCTTCCTACTTTTATCATTTACACCATGTCAAACCATATCATTTACACCCTGACCCcacaatgaaggaagaaaggcacaCACCTCTCTCGTTCCTGGGCACCAGGTGTTTTGAACTGTCCTTGCTTAGTGAGGAATATCAACAGTGTAATGTATAAATAGGAAACATACTCACTATCACCACGCCAGGAGAGAAGCCTTCAGATGGGACAGGGCTGGTGAACTCTTCAGGAGAGCTCTCAGAGCTAGTCTTATAAGACACAGTAGGAAACTAACATGACTGAGTGACTGTAGAAAGTCACAACTGATGCATTTTCACTGGCTTACACTGTTATACTTATGGCCAAATGTATACTTGGGGGTGTCAGAGGTATGCAATTCCTGATGAGGAGTGGAGTGGGGTCTGTAGCGCTGGAGGGGGAAAGCACCCAGGGAGCTAGCTGTCATGTCTGCATGGGGGATTGGGGAGAGGGCATCTACAAAGTCTCTtacatctatacacacacacacacacacacacacacacacacacacacacacacacacaccacctgttGCCATAACACTATTCtatgtttgtttttcaaaaaaataaaaataaaaggaggaagaaaagacagagacagaggagagtgAGCCAGAATGGAAGGGAAAGGATTTGAATTTGACAATTTTTATTGCCTGGGACATAAAGGACACAactcttttctattttatgttcCAAAGATAATCAATGAATACCTAAAGGGATGTCATAGATGGTGAGCTCCCAGCATCTCCATGAAAACCGAAATACTCTGGTTCAATAGAAACTATGAAATACATTGAAACCAAGAAGTTGAGAATTCTACCATGACAATTTTacttcagaatttttttaaagagcaaaacCATATGGCAGAGCTTTCCTGAAATGAATAAGAGCACCTGGGGTGGGGAGATAAGTTCTTTCTGCATCTCTCCATGCCTGTGCATTAACAAGCTGGGAGGGggtgtgtgttttcttcctctcccacttCCGGCTTTAGAGAATGTGACAAAGAGCTAAATGGCCAGAGTCACATTACCTTTCCCTTGAATCCGGGCAGTGATGGCACTTGTTGGAACTGGTCCCTACAGCCCAAGTGTTACAGTAGAGATTTCCTCGCTTTTGTCTGCTCTCCCAGGCCCTGGCTCCTTGTTGCTTGGCAACCCATCTGCCACAATAGCTTCCGTcacctcattttctcttcagcacGGCTTAGAAGAATTTCAAGGGGGACGACGTATGGGCTTGCAGAGTGCTGGAGAAGGCTCTAGTTTATATTGCCGCATCATTTGTCCAACTGCAAATTCATGGACTCAAAGTGTTTAGATGAAAACGTAGATAACACAAGGGAAAAGCTCCTAGCATAGTGTGGTCTTAGAAATTTTGTTTCTAGCTTCCAGGAACTTACAAAGTGAACCTCAGTAGTATTTTCCTCGATGTGAAATTCTTCCTACCCTAAAGGGAATAAAAAGTGTCTAAAATTACCCTTAACTCTAGGTGCTGGAATTTAAATGCTTTCATGTTGGCTCTTGGAAAGAAAGGGTTAACATGGTTGCTAGTTGCATAAGCAGCAGAGTAGATTTCATCATTGGCAGTGATGTTCTCCTGCCAATGATAAAATATTCTATTATGATAAAATACTCTATTTTCAGTTCATGTATAGATCAACGGAAAATAGGTTTGTTTTCATGTGTTTCTTCTTTAGTCCAGCAGAGGGCAGAAGGGAGTTGACTATTTCTCACCAAAGTTGTGCCCATCCAAGGCAAAATtcagtgacttttttttggggggtgggggggtagaaaAAATTACCTCTGATTGCTAAtggatatattatatacattgtaTTGTATACACAATCCCTTGATGGTATGCTCAGGAACCATTTGCTCTTAGctaggataaaagaaaaaaagaattctgagttATACTCAAGACCCAAGAGAGCACAAAAAGTGGTACTCAGAATACAATATCACTCTGATTGTTTGCGATCTTATTGACTAACCACAGCATGGAAGTTCACATTTTAATGTGTATTTGTGGAACGAATGCAGGAGtgatagaatatttaaaatagtgtAGCTTAAGATTTCATTGTTAAGTAGAACTCTCTGAAAATAACTGAACCTTCATGTGGGAGTCCATTTGTAATTTCCAATTGTAATTTCCACTTGGGCAAGGGACAAACCACTTAAAAGACAGAACACAGTAGTATCATCTGGGCATGTGTGGCAGCATGAggtctgatgtgtgtgtgtgtgtgtgtgtgtgtgtgtgtgttagagagagagagagagagagagaatttccatTTGGGCAGGGGAAAAGGTCAGAATGTATTATCTAGATGTGTGTGGAAGCTCCAGATttgatacatatatttatattatatacatataagtgGATCATAATTTCTACTTGGGTGCTTACCATGAACACGTGCCACAGTGTGAGTTCTGACTTCATACGGTAGAAAGTTTTGGTTCTTGGAAGTTCAGAGCATTCTAGAATGCCACCAGTACTTGCATCCATGCGTTGCTTCCTATAACGgcgatgcctttttttttttcttttctatctagGAATGGTGCAGAAGCTGGACCAAAAGCTCCCGGTGGCTAATGAGTATCTGTTGCTGTCCGGAGGCGTGCGGGAAGGTGTAGTGGACCTGGATTTAGATGAGCTGGACGTCTACGCCAGGGGCACTGACTATGACATGGACTTTACCCTGCTGGTGCCAGCCCTGAAACTCCATGACCGAAACCAACCTGTGACGCTCGACATGCGCCACTCGGCCTTGTGCCACTCCTGGCTGAGCCTGCGTCTCTTCGATGAGGGCACCATCAGCAAATGGAAAGACTGCTGCACCATCGTGGACCACATCAACGGCGCCACCAACTACTTCTTCTCTCCTACCAAAGTGGCTGACTGGTTCTACGACTCCATCAGCATCGTCCTAGCCGAGATCCAGAAGAAACCCCAGCGGGGGATGCCAAAGGTGGAAAAGGTAGAGAAAAACGGGACCATCCTCTCCATCATTCTGGGCGTGGGGAGCAGCCGCATGCTGTACGACATCGTCCCTGTGGTATCGTTCAAGGGCTGGCCGGCAGTGGCGCAGAGCTGGCTCATGGAGAACCATTTTTGGGACGGGAAGATCACGGAGGAAGAGGTCATTAGTGGGTTTTACTTGGTGCCTGCCTGCTCTTACAAGGGCAAAAAGGACAACGAGTGGCGGCTGTCCTTTGCCAGGAGCGAGGTGCAGTTGAAGAAATGCATCTCCAGCAGTCTCATGCAGGCTTACCAGGCCTGCAAAGCCATCATCATTAAACTCCTGTCGCGGCCCAAGGCCATCAGCCCCTATCACCTGCGGAGCATGATGCTCTGGGCCTGTGACAGACTTCCCGCCAACTACCTGGCTCAAGAAGACTATGCGGCCCATTTTTTGCTGGGCCTCATCGATGATCTGCAGCACTGTCTGGTCAACAAGATGTGCCCCAATTATTTCATCCCCCAGTGCAACATGCTAGAGCACCTGTCGGAGGAGACCGTTATGCTGCATGCTCGCAAGCTGTCCTCCGTGCGCTCCGATCCGGCCGAGCACTTGCGCACTGCCATCGAGCACGTCAAGGCCGCCAACCGACTGACGCTGGAGCTGCAGAGGCGGGGCAGCACCTCCAGTACCCCCTCCCCGCAGTCCGACGGGGGGGACCCCAACCAGCCTGATGACCGCCTGGCCAAAAAACTGCAACAACTGGTGACTGAGAATCCGGGGAAATCCATTTCTGTCTTTATTAACCCCGACGATGTCACACGGCCTCATTTCAGAATCGATGATaaatttttctgagtattttctttctgttgttgttgttactttggcTGTTTTTGTCCTCCTGGTTCTAAAACTCTCTGTCTCCTGTAGCGTGTGTGTACTAGGTGGTTCTgtccttccagttttttgtttgtttgttacatATCCAGCTTCGATTGGATTTGTTAAGGACAAACAGTTCAAAGTTTCCTGGTTCTGCAGGATGGTGCAGGCTCTGAAACAGTATATTACTATTTCATGTTCTGCCTCCTGGTTTTGTGGCTTGCGTTTTCTTAGTTGTCGTTATAgcctttttctttgttgatttgtTGTTCGTTTGTTCGACTTTTTAAGGAGAACTTGAGCCATAGATGAACAAACACGCCCATAAACCctctcatgttttgttttttactttgtgcGTATTTTCAAGTGGGTCCCAGGAAGCAAACTTCTTTCTGACACTTACGGATTCTATACCTTTGgttgggtttttgcctttatatttctaatgagttttCATCACTGTGGATACCGGAGAAACTGGACCTGGGGACAGTCTGGCGGGTTGGCTGGATTTATTTCTTCTGCCAGAGTGCTTTCCCCAGCACGCAATGTAAACTTTGGAGGTAATAATGCAACCGATTGCAGAAACTTCGTTGAATGTAATTGTCCTCGAGTCAGTGAACATTGGAGGGTTTGGAGGGTACGTTTCATAGCTTTCCAAGCAGAATTAAGGTTTCCAAATGTCATTTTTAGCGTGTGTAATTATTTGAAGCCTTATTTAAACCCTATTAAAGGACATACCATTATAATTGTTATTTGCACTAATGAAACCTTTGCCATTGTCCAAGTTGCAATGTGCGTTTCAATACAAGTTGACACCTACTGTTGATGACATACAGTCATGGTTTTCATTTAGCCTATTTCTCTCAGTCAAATGACCCTTTACATTTGGTTCAGTTCTCCTTTAATTGTAGGGTGTCCTTTTGCCCCCTGTGGAGTTCCTGGTTCCTGTCTTACTGAgagaaaatttttaaagttttataccTGTTCTTTGATTCTGTCTAAAGCCAAGGAAGAAATATACTTGATAAAGTAGAGGtttctgtatttatttctctTGGAGTACTAGAGAGAAGCTCTTTTATGAAGAGAGATTTTTGAAGAAAACTGGCAGGAAGAATTTTTAGCCCCAAATTGAAGATACCATGTTCAAAAGCAGCTTTGGTGGTGGAGCAGGAACCAGGAAGTATCTGTGGGAGTGAAATGGACATGTCCTAGCTTCACGAATGAAATGACTTGCCAGCTTTAGGTGCTGTGGGGCATTGGTTCCCTGTGTGCTGTGGATTTGTGGTACCCTATGGTGTCCAAGGGGGTTGATGGGGTTTGCTAATTCTCCCAAAGGACCGCCATGGTGTCTACTACTGGGAAAGTGGAAGAGCTGGTTGGTTTGGATCTTTAACATCCAGACCTGAAGGTTGGAGTTTGGCCAATTGGAATTAGGAATATGTGGTCTTGGGTTTTTGCATGGGAATTAATGTAATGCTTATGAATGGAATTGTTCAAATATCTTAAGTTAAACAcaagaacaataataataataataaaaaagaaacatactggccttggaattttgttgttgttattgctttgtAACCTGGAAATTCTGTTCTTATTAGTAATTTTGAGTCAATATAGTCAGGGTCTTCCAAACAGAAGCCCATGTAGTTACTATCAagattcatttttcctttgctttttttgtttgcttttgttagtcctgggccttgaactcagggcctgagcactgtcccggagtctctttgtgctctctaggctagtgctctaacacctgagccacagtgccacttctggctttctctaagtattggaggtaagtctcacacactttccttctctggctggctttaaaccatggtccacagatctcagcctcctgaatagttaggattacaggcatgagctattgctGCCTTGTTCTCTTCCTGGTTTGCCTGTGAGAGCTTACTTACCTTTCAGATAATGTCTGGCCTTCTCAGTACACCACTGGGTCCCCAGCTCCAACTTCCTTCTTGATTGAAAGTGCCAGTCGACACAAACCATCATATTTCCCTGACTGCAAACATTAATGAAGGATTTATGATGTCAGCTGCTCCAGCTGGGGAAAAGCACAACATTCTGGGTTAGAATGCTGGAGCAGAATCATGCAAACTTCCTGGGTACAGAGAGGAAGCATTTGGTGTCTGCTGTTACTCAACAGTCAGTCATTCCTAGAGCCAACCTTGGGGTGAACTTGATGTCACATGGTTCTTTGGAAAGGTAAGAATGAAAAGCATGAGTCATCAAACTGCTCAAAGCCTGAGTCTTTTGTCCACTGGTCTTTCTAGGCACACTTGGTCATTTGCTACAGAATTACTTTATTTGACTTGAGTTCAAGAAATCGATGTGTTTAAACTGGCATGCGATTCTAGACCTTGACGTGGCTGCTTTTCATTCTAGAACAAAGCCTTGACGATATCCACATCTTTTATCTAAGAGTTAGCAGATAATTTCTGAAACAATCCCAAAGAGTCTACCATGGCCTCTATCATAACCATACATGCTTGAATATGTACTTTGACCACTGTGACATACTTTGTAGGTTCAACCAAATGTTTTAAGCCCTACTGATGGATATAGCAAGTGTATTCAAACAGCTATTTTTGCCCCAGAGTCAACCATAAACTGCTATAAGATGCTTAGAATTGGTGTATCAACCACAATTTGTAATATTTGCCATATTTTACATGTTGCATTTTTTCCAGTGGAATTTCATTACAGAAACATTAGGAGGGAACACATGGAAGCTTCTGGCACAGTTCTCTCACCCACTGTAGTCATAGTGAAGAGGACAAACTCGTGACTGAACTTTACAAAATAGGTCCAAAAGCTTCTAGGATATCATTGTTAAAAcctagtttgttgttgtttgtttttattgctggGAATTTGCTATCAAACTATTTGCTATTAAACTATTTGCTATtagggagcagagggaggagagCTGGGGTGCTAGTTTGTATACCAGCCTGTCCCCAAACCCAGAGAATTGACTGAAATCACATGTGtatcaaaataatataaaatgccTTTAGATTGGAATCATAGTTGCAGCATTATGTATGGCTAATATTTTTGAATAGGGGTATTCACAAGTTAGCACTGGAGCAAAGTCTTCTGTCCTTTGGTGAGACCTGGTTTTACTTATTTCAAGAATTGTTTGTCTTCTAGCACTTTGGTTTCCTCTTTTGAGATAGAAGTATAGTTGGTTTCAGAGTAGATGGAGAAAATCAAGCTAGACAGTTAAAAACTTTTGAAATCCCTAAAGCTACTGAGAATTATCTAAGAAGAAATGAGAGACAGGCATTATATGTCTAATTTTACTCTTAAAATGAGGTGTGAAACTTGGGTGGATTCTGGAGCTAATTTAAGAGTCTTACGTCTgcaatgctacacacacacacacacacacacacacacacacacacacacacttccttgtaATCAATTGGAAGTTTCATTCCAGTGACTTAAAATTACCAAGAGAATTTAGTATTTAGTATACTGGCCATGACTAGATgttgtcagttttagatcaaattATTACTCTGTTAAGGAAGACTTTCTGACTTGGAGTTCAGCTTTGGGTTGAGTAGTTGGAAAGTTGTTGCTTATCAGCTGCTGGTGGACTCCTGGGATTTGTTGCCCCTTGTGGCAATGCCGTATCTCTAAAGAAGGTACCTGCTGTTGTTAGGATGTATGTGGTTTGCTCCTCAGGGATCTATGTGCTAGAGGCCTGGTCTCCCAGGAGTTGGGATTGACAATTGATGTCACCTTTAAGAGATGGAGCCTTGCCTCCTGGGAGGCAATTAGGTCTTTGGGAGTGAAGCCATTGGAAAGGATTAATGCTGGACAGCAGGAGTTCTGGCAAGAGTGAGTTGTTGgaagataaaacaaaagaagacatCCTTTCCTGGTCTCAGGTTTCCTGTTGTACCAtgggatttctccctctccctcatgcTCCTGCTGGCATCCCACCCTGTGGTGTACACAACCATGAAAGCCAAGAGCCAAACAGTTGAAGCTGTAAGAGAGTGAACATTCAACCTCTGAAACTGAATGCTaaacaaatcaatttataaaGAGCCCACTGGtgggcattttgttatagcagcagaaAAGTGACTAATGCAGTGTCTCAACTTTTATCTTGATACATGTTTTCCTGAACCTCTTCCCTTGAATCACCCAATGTTGACTCATTTCCATCTGATCCTTTGTGGGGGTCAAGAGGAGCTTATGCCGCACTCTGCATAGTCAGATCAGAACAGTAAACAAGTCACTAAATAGTGCACTGTCCTCTGATGTTTAATTGATAGCAGATATGCGTGAATGAATTTCTAAGTAATTAAACTGATGTAATCAATTATATCTCTGAATAAAATGGCAAATATTTGCAGTGGACCACGTATGCTATAATTTCTTCAATAGATAAAAAATACATGATATAAAACATTCACCAATGCATAATTGTTTTATCTGTTTCCAATATTTAGCTGGAAAATAGTTTGGAAGACA is a window from the Perognathus longimembris pacificus isolate PPM17 chromosome 5, ASM2315922v1, whole genome shotgun sequence genome containing:
- the Mb21d2 gene encoding nucleotidyltransferase MB21D2 — its product is MKMAAPTASKAASLGCNNKPAFPELDFRSGARVEELNKLIQEFTKHDQREYDDQRALEIHTAKDFIFSMLGMVQKLDQKLPVANEYLLLSGGVREGVVDLDLDELDVYARGTDYDMDFTLLVPALKLHDRNQPVTLDMRHSALCHSWLSLRLFDEGTISKWKDCCTIVDHINGATNYFFSPTKVADWFYDSISIVLAEIQKKPQRGMPKVEKVEKNGTILSIILGVGSSRMLYDIVPVVSFKGWPAVAQSWLMENHFWDGKITEEEVISGFYLVPACSYKGKKDNEWRLSFARSEVQLKKCISSSLMQAYQACKAIIIKLLSRPKAISPYHLRSMMLWACDRLPANYLAQEDYAAHFLLGLIDDLQHCLVNKMCPNYFIPQCNMLEHLSEETVMLHARKLSSVRSDPAEHLRTAIEHVKAANRLTLELQRRGSTSSTPSPQSDGGDPNQPDDRLAKKLQQLVTENPGKSISVFINPDDVTRPHFRIDDKFF